A single window of Ignavibacteriota bacterium DNA harbors:
- a CDS encoding long-chain fatty acid--CoA ligase, translated as MPPIKNFKTIPEMFIGVTTKYGTSKTYIKHKIDGKYVDINYHQVSEITENLALGLASFGVKRGDKVAIISENRPEWYYSDFAILGLGAIDVPIYPNSTSDSIEYILNNSESVGVIVSTTFQLNKVLKIKSKCKNLSFIINISNDDPAGETGVYTFNKTIEKGKFFKRENPSHFSNSVELANENDLCTIIYTSGTTGEPKGVMLTHKNILSNVKSACEIINVTDQDTFLSFLPLSHIFERMAGYYLAFSCGSTVAFAEGIEKVAQNMGEIKPTVMTGVPRLFERMYSKIKKNLEKQPEKKQKIFEWGVAVGQEFREFKRNGKSVPFTLNIKHKLAEKLVFAKLKHVTGGNLRFFISGGAALARELGIFFEAVGILVLEGYGLTESSPVITVNRENDYKFGSVGKPIPGVEVKIAKDGEILAYGPNIMQGYYKKKKETQEMIIDGWLHTGDIGVFDAEGFLIITDRKKSLFKTSGGKYVAPTPIENLFLGSKYIDQFIIIGDKRMFISALVVPDFEALREYADAHRIPYKTNEDLIKLKQIEEMMEKDFSQFQKQLASYEKIRKFTLLNTPFTIESGEMTPSLKLKRKVIEERYKDLIEDMYKGIQN; from the coding sequence ATGCCGCCGATTAAGAATTTTAAAACAATTCCTGAGATGTTTATTGGGGTTACAACAAAATATGGAACATCAAAAACCTATATCAAACATAAAATTGACGGAAAATATGTAGATATTAATTATCATCAAGTAAGTGAGATTACCGAAAATCTTGCTTTGGGTTTAGCTTCATTCGGTGTTAAGCGTGGAGACAAAGTGGCTATAATTTCCGAGAATAGACCCGAATGGTACTATTCAGATTTTGCTATTCTTGGTTTAGGCGCAATCGACGTTCCAATCTACCCAAATTCTACTTCTGATTCTATTGAATATATTCTAAATAATTCTGAATCTGTAGGCGTAATTGTTTCTACTACTTTTCAATTAAATAAAGTATTAAAAATAAAATCAAAATGTAAGAATCTTAGTTTTATAATTAATATAAGCAATGATGACCCTGCCGGAGAAACTGGAGTTTATACTTTCAACAAAACAATTGAAAAAGGTAAGTTTTTTAAGCGCGAAAATCCATCTCATTTTTCTAACAGTGTTGAATTGGCAAACGAAAATGATCTTTGTACAATAATTTATACTTCGGGAACAACAGGCGAACCGAAAGGCGTTATGTTAACGCATAAAAATATTTTATCAAATGTAAAAAGTGCGTGTGAAATTATTAATGTTACCGATCAGGATACATTTTTATCATTTCTTCCCCTTAGTCACATTTTCGAAAGAATGGCAGGTTATTATCTCGCTTTTTCGTGCGGATCAACTGTAGCGTTTGCTGAAGGCATTGAAAAAGTTGCACAGAACATGGGTGAAATAAAGCCAACAGTTATGACAGGAGTTCCAAGATTATTTGAAAGAATGTACAGCAAGATTAAAAAAAATCTTGAAAAACAACCGGAGAAAAAACAAAAAATATTTGAGTGGGGCGTTGCGGTCGGTCAGGAATTTAGAGAATTTAAACGAAATGGGAAATCTGTTCCTTTTACGTTAAATATAAAACATAAACTTGCGGAAAAATTGGTTTTTGCCAAACTCAAACACGTTACCGGAGGCAATTTGAGATTCTTTATTTCCGGCGGAGCTGCTTTGGCTCGTGAATTGGGAATATTTTTTGAAGCCGTTGGTATTTTAGTTTTAGAAGGTTACGGATTAACTGAATCTTCTCCCGTTATAACCGTGAATAGAGAAAATGATTATAAATTTGGAAGCGTTGGAAAACCAATACCCGGAGTTGAGGTTAAAATTGCCAAAGATGGTGAAATTTTAGCTTATGGTCCAAATATTATGCAGGGATATTATAAAAAGAAAAAAGAAACGCAGGAAATGATAATTGACGGATGGCTGCATACTGGAGATATTGGAGTTTTTGATGCTGAAGGATTTTTAATTATCACAGATAGAAAGAAAAGTTTATTTAAAACTTCAGGAGGCAAGTATGTCGCGCCAACTCCAATTGAAAATCTATTTCTCGGAAGCAAATATATCGATCAATTCATAATTATCGGCGATAAAAGAATGTTCATAAGTGCGTTAGTTGTTCCTGATTTTGAAGCATTGAGAGAATATGCTGACGCGCATAGAATTCCGTATAAAACAAATGAAGATCTTATAAAATTAAAGCAAATTGAAGAAATGATGGAAAAAGATTTTTCACAATTCCAGAAACAGCTTGCAAGCTATGAAAAAATAAGAAAATTCACTTTATTAAATACACCATTTACTATTGAAAGCGGCGAAATGACACCATCGTTAAAATTGAAAAGAAAAGTCATTGAAGAACGTTATAAAGATTTGATCGAAGATATGTATAAAGGAATTCAAAATTAG
- a CDS encoding DUF5009 domain-containing protein: MQKQDRLISLDVFRGITIAGMVLVNNPGSWEHIYAPLEHAEWNGCTPTDLVFPFFLFIVGVAITLSLTKRKDSGDNQTKLILNIFRRSAILFLLGLFLNGFPEFNFESIRIPGVLQRIAVVYLITSLLFLKTKLNTQIFLTVFFLVFYWFLMTFIPVPGIGPANYNVETNLAAWLDSKILMGHMWSVTKTWDPAGILSTIPAISTSLIGVLAGHWLKNTDKQKVTIGLFVASSILMFLGYVWNGWFPMNKSIWTSSYVLYVGGLALNFLAICYWLIDVKKITWWIKPFQVYGMNAITVFFLSGVVGRLLYLIKVYDESGNKISISEYAFNNYFLSWLEPINASLLWAIVYVLIWLGLMWILYTKKIFIKV; this comes from the coding sequence ATGCAGAAACAAGACAGATTAATATCGTTGGATGTTTTTAGAGGAATTACTATTGCTGGAATGGTTTTAGTGAATAATCCTGGATCATGGGAACATATTTATGCGCCTTTGGAGCATGCTGAATGGAACGGATGTACACCTACAGATTTGGTTTTTCCTTTTTTCCTATTTATTGTTGGCGTTGCTATTACTTTATCTTTAACTAAAAGAAAAGATAGCGGTGACAATCAAACAAAACTTATTCTTAATATTTTTAGAAGAAGTGCAATTTTATTTTTACTTGGTTTATTTCTTAATGGATTTCCCGAATTTAATTTTGAATCGATACGAATACCGGGAGTCCTTCAGCGTATTGCGGTTGTTTATTTAATAACTTCGTTACTTTTTCTTAAAACAAAATTAAATACGCAGATATTTTTGACAGTATTTTTTCTTGTCTTCTATTGGTTTTTAATGACCTTTATACCAGTTCCTGGTATTGGTCCAGCTAATTATAATGTGGAAACAAATTTAGCCGCCTGGCTGGATAGTAAAATTTTAATGGGTCATATGTGGTCAGTAACAAAGACTTGGGATCCTGCAGGAATTTTAAGTACAATTCCTGCAATTTCCACAAGCTTAATTGGCGTTTTGGCAGGTCATTGGCTTAAAAATACTGACAAGCAAAAAGTTACAATTGGATTATTTGTCGCTTCCAGTATTTTAATGTTTTTAGGTTATGTTTGGAATGGCTGGTTTCCGATGAATAAAAGTATCTGGACAAGCTCCTATGTTCTTTATGTCGGCGGATTAGCATTAAATTTCTTAGCGATATGTTATTGGCTGATCGATGTTAAAAAAATTACTTGGTGGATTAAACCATTTCAAGTATACGGAATGAACGCGATTACTGTATTTTTCCTATCCGGCGTAGTAGGAAGATTATTGTATTTAATAAAAGTTTATGATGAAAGCGGAAATAAAATATCAATTTCCGAATATGCGTTTAACAATTATTTTCTCTCTTGGCTTGAGCCAATAAACGCATCTTTGCTATGGGCAATTGTTTATGTTTTAATTTGGTTAGGCTTAATGTGGATTCTTTATACTAAAAAGATTTTCATAAAAGTTTAA
- a CDS encoding DedA family protein, with amino-acid sequence MKIIRKLYDWVLHWSETPYGPAALFILAFAESSFFPIPPDALLIALALGAKTKSFRFALICTIGSVLGAILGYAIGHFVWWNGNEFSQLANFFFERIPGFSHEIFYKVKELYDEWNFWIVFTAGFTPIPYKVFTITGGALNVNIFLFLIASIISRAGRFFLVAFLIWKFGPQIKGFIDKYFNWLAIAFTVLLIGGFVGIKYLF; translated from the coding sequence ATGAAAATTATCAGAAAATTATATGATTGGGTTTTACATTGGTCGGAAACACCTTATGGTCCAGCTGCATTATTTATTTTAGCATTTGCCGAATCCTCGTTTTTCCCAATTCCGCCTGACGCATTATTAATTGCTTTGGCACTTGGCGCTAAAACTAAATCTTTTAGATTTGCTCTAATTTGTACTATTGGCTCGGTATTGGGTGCCATTTTAGGTTATGCAATTGGACATTTTGTATGGTGGAACGGCAACGAATTTTCACAACTTGCCAACTTCTTTTTTGAAAGAATTCCGGGTTTTAGTCATGAAATTTTTTACAAAGTAAAAGAGCTTTATGATGAATGGAATTTTTGGATTGTTTTTACTGCCGGATTTACCCCAATTCCTTACAAAGTATTTACAATTACAGGCGGTGCGTTGAATGTAAATATTTTTCTATTTTTAATTGCGTCAATTATCAGCAGAGCCGGAAGATTTTTTCTTGTAGCATTTTTAATTTGGAAATTTGGTCCGCAGATAAAAGGATTTATTGATAAGTATTTTAACTGGCTCGCAATTGCCTTTACTGTATTACTAATTGGCGGATTTGTTGGTATTAAATATCTGTTTTAA
- a CDS encoding site-specific DNA-methyltransferase, with product MDNKNFSDKNRTLRILETEEKKFADKLISINSKVTKDEIEDKIINQNYFEIAEFLPEKFVDLLIIDPPYNLSKTFNTNKFSKLSIDDYTNWLENLIKKLLHTLKPTSSIYVCGDWLSSTSIHLVLNKYFKVRNRITWERDKGRGAKQNWKNSSEDIWFCTCSNNYHFNLEDVKLKRKVIAPYKENGKPKDWANDENGNFRLTHPANIWTDITIPFWSMPENTEHPTQKPEKLLAKLILASSKTGDLVLDPFVGSGTTAVVAKKLSRKYCGIEIDKKYAAISLKRIEEAELNRSIQGYNDGVFWERNTFSLQKK from the coding sequence ATGGATAATAAAAATTTTTCTGATAAAAACAGAACGCTTAGAATTTTAGAAACTGAAGAAAAAAAATTTGCAGATAAATTAATTTCAATAAATTCTAAAGTTACTAAAGACGAAATTGAAGATAAGATCATTAATCAAAATTATTTTGAAATTGCAGAATTTTTACCGGAAAAATTTGTCGATTTACTCATAATCGATCCGCCTTACAATTTAAGCAAAACTTTTAATACAAATAAGTTCAGTAAACTTTCAATTGACGATTACACTAATTGGCTGGAAAATTTAATAAAAAAACTTTTACATACATTAAAACCTACAAGTTCAATTTACGTTTGCGGTGATTGGCTTTCGTCCACATCAATACATCTTGTATTAAATAAATATTTTAAAGTGAGAAACAGGATCACTTGGGAAAGAGATAAGGGAAGAGGCGCAAAACAAAATTGGAAAAATTCATCGGAAGATATTTGGTTTTGTACATGTTCCAATAATTATCATTTTAATTTAGAAGATGTAAAATTAAAGCGAAAGGTTATAGCTCCCTATAAAGAAAACGGGAAACCTAAAGATTGGGCAAATGATGAAAACGGAAATTTCCGGTTGACACATCCGGCAAACATTTGGACGGATATTACAATTCCATTTTGGTCTATGCCCGAAAACACCGAGCATCCGACACAAAAGCCGGAGAAATTGCTTGCGAAGTTAATTCTTGCCAGCAGTAAAACCGGAGATTTGGTTTTGGATCCGTTTGTAGGTTCAGGAACAACTGCCGTCGTGGCAAAAAAATTATCGCGCAAGTATTGCGGAATAGAAATAGATAAAAAATATGCGGCAATTTCTTTAAAAAGAATTGAAGAAGCGGAACTTAATAGGTCAATTCAAGGGTATAATGATGGTGTTTTTTGGGAAAGAAATACATTCAGTTTGCAGAAAAAATAA
- the metG gene encoding methionine--tRNA ligase, producing the protein MDKEKVLVTSALPYANGPIHLGHLSGAYLPADIYVRYKRLKGDDIIYICGSDEHGVPITISADKEKVKPKVIIDRYHELNKAAFEKFGMSFDIYSRTSLDIHHQTGKDFFLKFYDNNLLIEKKSLQFYDNKAKMFLPDRYVEGTCPRCGFLEARSDECESCGSLYEPNELINPKSKITGDTPVLKETSHWYFPLGKYQEFLEKYIDEVNKKYGWKENVLQYCKGWFKDGLKDRAVTRDLDWGIKVPIENADGKVIYVWFEAVLGYISATKKLGELRNEPNLWKEYWQNEKTKYVAFIGKDNVVFHTIIFPAMLKAWNDFSDDKYILPQNVPANEFLNFEGKKFSKSRGWGIDVDEFLKLFPADPLRYTLASNLPENKDTDFYWKEFQAKNNNELADILGNFINRTFIFAAKHFDSTVPERKELSKLDAEMLSLLESYPKKISDLLEKYKVKDSVLEMMNLARNANKYFNDSEPWKKVKTNKDECGTTINICLQAIYTLAEIFSPVIPFSSEKIFKMLNVDSTDWMNSGKSNLTSGHKLNTSEILFTKIEDEEIQKEIDKLPKNIEVKKDLEITYDEFIKTKLKVAKIVHAENVNKSNKLLKLQVEIGDVKKQIIAGIAQSYSPNDLINKKVVIVNNLKPTKLFGEVSEGMILAVEDNEGKLNVIEVSDNVKSGSEVK; encoded by the coding sequence TTGGATAAAGAAAAAGTTCTTGTTACTTCTGCATTACCTTACGCAAACGGACCTATTCATCTCGGTCATTTAAGCGGTGCTTATTTACCTGCGGATATTTATGTTAGATATAAAAGATTAAAAGGTGATGATATTATTTATATCTGTGGATCAGATGAACACGGAGTTCCAATTACAATTTCTGCTGACAAAGAAAAAGTAAAGCCAAAAGTTATAATTGATAGATATCATGAATTGAATAAAGCCGCATTTGAAAAATTCGGAATGAGTTTTGACATTTATTCAAGAACAAGTTTAGATATTCATCACCAAACCGGAAAAGATTTCTTTCTTAAATTTTATGACAATAATTTACTTATAGAAAAGAAATCTCTTCAATTTTATGATAATAAAGCAAAAATGTTTTTACCTGATAGATATGTCGAAGGCACTTGTCCGCGATGTGGATTTTTAGAAGCAAGATCAGATGAATGTGAAAGCTGCGGCTCATTATATGAACCAAATGAATTAATAAATCCTAAAAGTAAGATTACTGGGGATACGCCGGTTCTTAAAGAAACCTCGCATTGGTATTTCCCTTTAGGCAAGTATCAGGAATTTCTAGAAAAATACATCGATGAAGTGAACAAAAAATACGGCTGGAAAGAAAATGTGCTTCAGTATTGTAAAGGTTGGTTCAAAGATGGTTTAAAAGACAGAGCGGTAACTAGAGATTTGGATTGGGGAATTAAAGTCCCGATTGAAAATGCGGATGGAAAAGTTATTTATGTTTGGTTTGAAGCAGTCCTAGGTTATATCTCAGCAACAAAAAAGTTGGGCGAACTCAGAAATGAACCAAACTTGTGGAAAGAATATTGGCAGAATGAAAAAACAAAATACGTAGCGTTTATAGGAAAAGATAATGTTGTTTTCCATACAATAATTTTTCCGGCAATGTTAAAAGCATGGAATGATTTTAGCGACGATAAATATATTTTGCCTCAAAATGTTCCTGCAAATGAATTCCTCAATTTCGAAGGAAAGAAATTTTCAAAATCTCGAGGATGGGGAATTGATGTTGACGAATTCTTAAAGTTATTTCCTGCCGATCCTTTGCGTTATACTTTAGCAAGCAATCTACCTGAAAACAAAGACACCGATTTTTATTGGAAAGAATTTCAAGCAAAAAATAATAACGAACTTGCAGACATTCTGGGGAATTTCATTAACAGAACTTTTATTTTTGCTGCAAAACATTTTGATAGTACGGTTCCTGAAAGAAAAGAATTATCTAAGCTGGATGCGGAAATGCTGAGTTTATTAGAATCTTATCCAAAGAAAATTTCTGATTTGCTTGAAAAATATAAAGTAAAAGACTCAGTTTTGGAGATGATGAACTTAGCCAGAAACGCAAATAAATACTTTAATGATTCCGAACCCTGGAAGAAAGTTAAAACGAATAAAGACGAATGCGGAACTACAATAAATATTTGTCTACAGGCAATTTATACTTTGGCCGAAATTTTTTCACCTGTAATTCCATTCTCTTCTGAAAAAATATTTAAAATGCTAAATGTTGATTCTACAGATTGGATGAATTCGGGAAAAAGTAATCTCACTAGTGGGCATAAATTAAACACATCTGAAATTCTATTTACAAAAATAGAAGATGAAGAGATTCAAAAAGAAATTGATAAACTGCCGAAAAATATTGAAGTAAAAAAAGATTTAGAAATAACGTATGATGAGTTTATTAAAACAAAGTTGAAAGTTGCTAAGATAGTTCACGCTGAAAATGTAAATAAAAGTAATAAATTACTGAAACTTCAAGTTGAAATTGGAGATGTAAAAAAACAGATTATTGCGGGAATTGCACAAAGCTATTCCCCAAATGATTTGATAAATAAGAAAGTTGTAATTGTTAATAACTTAAAACCCACAAAACTTTTTGGTGAAGTTTCGGAAGGAATGATCTTGGCAGTTGAGGATAATGAAGGAAAATTAAACGTTATTGAGGTTAGCGACAATGTTAAATCCGGATCGGAAGTAAAGTAA